The following proteins are co-located in the Bacillota bacterium genome:
- the hgcB gene encoding mercury methylation ferredoxin HgcB yields the protein MLSCYEETTLRYDPDLCSGCEMCVTVCPHGVFAFDGHRARLVKPKACMECGACQLNCPSEAITVEAGVGCAQAHINAILTGKKPTCGCDSGDCNC from the coding sequence ATGCTCTCCTGCTATGAAGAGACCACCCTCCGCTATGACCCGGACCTGTGCAGCGGTTGCGAGATGTGCGTCACCGTCTGCCCCCACGGCGTCTTCGCCTTCGACGGCCACCGGGCCCGGTTGGTCAAACCCAAGGCCTGCATGGAGTGCGGGGCCTGCCAGCTCAACTGCCCGAGCGAGGCGATCACCGTCGAGGCCGGCGTCGGCTGCGCCCAGGCCCATATCAACGCCATCCTGACCGGGAAGAAACCCACCTGTGGCTGCGATAGCGGGGACTGCAACTGCTGA